A window of the Streptomyces sp. JB150 genome harbors these coding sequences:
- the nusA gene encoding transcription termination factor NusA: MDIDMSALRGLVREKEISFSLLVEAIESALLIAYHRTEGSRRHARVELNRETGHVTVWAKEDPEDLEPGQEPREFDDTPSGFGRIAATTAKQVILQRLRDAEDDATLGEYAGREGDIVTGVVQQGRDPKNVLVDIGKLEAILPVQEQVPGETYPHGMRLRSYVVRVAKGVRGPSVTLSRTHPNLVKKLFALEVPEIADGSVEIAAIAREAGHRTKIAVRSTRSGLNAKGACIGPMGGRVRNVMGELNGEKIDIVDWSDDPAEMVANALSPARVTKVEVVDLAARSARVTVPDYQLSLAIGKEGQNARLAARLTGWRIDIRPDTEQGADRSGE; the protein is encoded by the coding sequence GTGGACATCGACATGAGTGCCCTGCGGGGCTTGGTACGGGAGAAGGAGATCTCCTTCTCCCTGCTGGTCGAGGCCATCGAATCGGCCCTCCTCATCGCCTACCACCGCACCGAGGGAAGCCGCCGGCACGCGCGCGTGGAGCTCAACCGCGAGACCGGTCACGTGACCGTGTGGGCGAAGGAGGACCCCGAGGACCTCGAGCCGGGGCAGGAGCCCCGCGAGTTCGACGACACCCCGTCCGGCTTCGGCCGTATCGCCGCCACCACCGCCAAGCAGGTCATCCTGCAGCGGCTGCGCGACGCCGAGGACGACGCGACGCTCGGCGAGTACGCCGGCCGCGAGGGCGACATCGTCACCGGCGTGGTCCAGCAGGGCCGCGACCCGAAGAACGTGCTCGTCGACATCGGCAAGCTGGAGGCCATCCTGCCGGTGCAGGAGCAGGTGCCCGGCGAGACCTACCCGCACGGCATGCGCCTGCGGTCGTACGTCGTCCGGGTGGCGAAGGGTGTCCGCGGCCCGTCCGTGACCCTGTCGCGCACGCACCCCAATCTGGTGAAGAAGCTCTTCGCGCTGGAGGTGCCGGAAATCGCCGACGGCTCCGTCGAGATCGCCGCCATCGCGCGGGAGGCCGGTCACCGGACGAAGATCGCGGTCCGCTCCACCCGTTCGGGTCTGAACGCCAAGGGCGCCTGCATCGGCCCCATGGGCGGCCGTGTGCGCAACGTCATGGGCGAGCTGAACGGTGAGAAGATCGACATCGTCGACTGGTCGGACGACCCGGCGGAGATGGTGGCGAACGCCCTGTCCCCGGCCCGCGTCACGAAGGTCGAGGTCGTGGACCTGGCCGCCCGGTCCGCCCGGGTCACGGTGCCCGACTACCAGCTGTCCCTGGCCATCGGCAAGGAGGGCCAGAACGCCCGCCTCGCCGCCCGGCTCACCGGCTGGCGGATCGACATCCGGCCCGACACCGAGCAGGGCGCGGACCGGTCCGGGGAATAG
- the rbfA gene encoding 30S ribosome-binding factor RbfA, translating into MADNARAKRLADLIREVVAQKLQRGIKDPRLGSHVTITDTRVTGDLREATVFYTVYGDEEDRKAAAAGLESAKGVLRSEVGRAAGVKFTPTLTFVADALPDTARTIEDLLDKARQSDEAVREAAAKAQYAAGADPYKKPGEDEDDAAE; encoded by the coding sequence GTGGCCGACAACGCGCGGGCTAAGAGGCTGGCGGACCTCATCCGAGAGGTGGTGGCCCAGAAGCTGCAGCGCGGGATCAAGGACCCGCGGCTCGGCTCGCACGTCACCATCACCGACACCCGGGTGACGGGCGACCTGCGGGAGGCGACCGTCTTCTACACCGTGTACGGGGACGAGGAGGACCGGAAGGCCGCCGCGGCCGGACTGGAGAGCGCCAAGGGCGTCCTGCGCTCCGAGGTCGGCAGGGCGGCCGGGGTGAAGTTCACCCCGACCCTCACCTTCGTCGCCGACGCCCTGCCGGACACCGCCCGCACCATCGAGGACCTCCTCGACAAGGCGCGGCAGTCCGACGAGGCGGTGCGCGAGGCCGCCGCCAAGGCGCAGTACGCCGCCGGGGCGGACCCGTACAAGAAGCCGGGCGAGGACGAGGACGACGCCGCCGAATGA
- a CDS encoding YlxR family protein — protein sequence MSGRTRVRACPERTCVGCRERAAKTELLRIVAIEDECVPDPRGTLPGRGAYVHPALVCLDQAVRRRAFPRALRAPGALDTKALRQYVERTTVVDQATR from the coding sequence GTGTCTGGCCGGACGCGGGTCCGCGCTTGCCCTGAACGCACCTGTGTGGGGTGCCGGGAACGAGCGGCCAAGACGGAGCTGCTGCGCATCGTGGCGATCGAGGACGAATGCGTCCCCGATCCTCGCGGTACGCTGCCCGGCCGGGGTGCGTACGTACACCCCGCCCTGGTCTGTCTCGATCAGGCGGTTCGCCGCCGGGCGTTCCCGCGGGCACTGCGCGCCCCGGGAGCGCTCGACACAAAGGCGTTGCGCCAGTACGTCGAGCGGACGACAGTTGTCGACCAGGCAACACGGTAA
- a CDS encoding ferritin-like domain-containing protein — protein MSEVTERELGALQAALAAEHAAVYGYGVVGGRIRQERRGEARAAYDAHRARRDALAREVRDLGGRPVAAAAGYALPFAVTDSESAARLAAELEERVAGVYSDLVRAAEGQRRGTAAAALREAAVRAVRWRGGSVAFPGLAERAGTASASATPTT, from the coding sequence GTGAGCGAGGTGACCGAGCGGGAACTGGGCGCGCTGCAGGCGGCGCTGGCGGCGGAGCACGCGGCGGTGTACGGGTACGGGGTCGTCGGCGGGCGGATCCGGCAGGAGCGGCGCGGCGAGGCGCGGGCGGCGTACGACGCGCACCGGGCGCGGCGGGACGCGCTCGCGCGTGAGGTGCGGGATCTCGGCGGCAGGCCGGTGGCCGCGGCGGCCGGGTACGCGCTGCCGTTCGCGGTGACCGACTCCGAGTCCGCCGCCCGGCTCGCCGCCGAACTGGAGGAACGGGTGGCCGGGGTCTACTCCGATCTGGTGCGGGCAGCCGAGGGGCAGCGCCGGGGCACGGCGGCCGCCGCGCTGCGGGAGGCGGCGGTGCGGGCGGTGCGCTGGCGGGGCGGGAGCGTAGCCTTCCCTGGGCTCGCCGAACGGGCGGGCACCGCGTCGGCGTCCGCGACGCCCACGACGTGA
- a CDS encoding DUF503 domain-containing protein has protein sequence MYVGTLSFDLLLGDVRSLKEKRSVVRPIVAELQRKYAVSAAEVDHMDLHRRAVVGLAVVSGDAGHLTDVLDRCERLVAGRPEVDLLSVRRRIHGEDD, from the coding sequence ATGTATGTGGGGACGCTGTCCTTCGACCTGCTCCTCGGCGACGTACGGTCGCTGAAGGAGAAGCGCTCCGTCGTCCGCCCGATCGTCGCCGAGCTCCAGCGCAAGTACGCGGTGAGCGCGGCCGAGGTGGACCATATGGACCTCCACCGGCGGGCCGTCGTCGGCCTGGCCGTGGTGTCCGGCGACGCGGGGCACCTCACCGACGTACTGGACCGGTGCGAACGGCTGGTCGCCGGCCGCCCCGAGGTGGACCTGCTGTCGGTACGCCGGCGCATCCACGGCGAAGACGACTGA
- a CDS encoding aminoglycoside phosphotransferase family protein, with protein sequence MAFEPPRRLVRALGETAPDGGDWLEKLPGTVRQAVALRELTVERVQVPGGRSSLVVLVRRPDGTPAVLKLAPPRARPESERAALAQWAGRGAVQLLEDDAPDGALLLERLHPDVSVRSLPEAKALLEAAGTLRRLWVAPPQGHTFETVAGRTGRQAAAMRASAEADAEVAPLVEVALAAREELLAAPPEERLLHGTFRQSKVLAGDRMPWLAVGPDPVVGECAFDLARLVRDRVEDLIAQPSGAATTRRRVKRLAESLDVDQERLRGWTLFRAVESGVRARRVGRARDAELLLEFAGWL encoded by the coding sequence ATGGCTTTCGAACCGCCGCGGCGTCTGGTGAGGGCGCTCGGTGAGACGGCACCGGACGGTGGCGACTGGCTCGAGAAGCTGCCCGGGACGGTACGGCAGGCCGTCGCGCTGCGCGAGTTGACCGTCGAGCGGGTGCAGGTGCCGGGTGGCCGCAGCAGTCTCGTGGTGCTCGTACGGCGTCCCGACGGCACCCCGGCCGTGCTGAAGCTGGCGCCGCCCCGGGCCCGTCCGGAGAGCGAGCGGGCCGCGCTCGCGCAGTGGGCCGGGCGGGGCGCCGTCCAGCTGCTGGAGGACGACGCGCCCGACGGGGCGCTGCTGCTGGAGCGGCTCCACCCGGATGTGTCGGTGCGGTCGCTGCCGGAGGCGAAGGCGCTGCTGGAGGCGGCGGGCACGCTGCGCCGGCTGTGGGTGGCGCCGCCGCAGGGCCACACCTTCGAGACGGTCGCCGGGCGCACGGGGCGGCAGGCCGCGGCGATGCGGGCGAGCGCGGAGGCGGACGCGGAGGTCGCGCCGCTGGTGGAGGTGGCGCTGGCGGCCCGCGAGGAGCTGCTGGCGGCGCCGCCGGAGGAGCGGCTGCTGCACGGCACGTTCCGGCAGAGCAAGGTGCTGGCCGGGGACCGGATGCCGTGGCTGGCCGTGGGGCCGGACCCGGTGGTCGGGGAGTGCGCGTTCGATCTGGCGCGGCTGGTCCGGGACCGGGTGGAGGATCTGATCGCGCAGCCGTCGGGGGCGGCGACGACGCGGCGGCGGGTGAAGCGGCTCGCGGAGTCGCTGGACGTGGACCAGGAACGGCTGCGCGGCTGGACGCTGTTCCGGGCCGTGGAGTCGGGGGTGCGGGCGCGCAGGGTGGGCCGGGCGCGGGACGCGGAGCTGCTGCTGGAGTTCGCCGGCTGGCTTTAG
- the infB gene encoding translation initiation factor IF-2 translates to MAKVRVYELAKEFGVESKVVMAKLQELGEFVRSASSTIEAPVVRKLTDAFQGGGNGKSAGKPAPRKAAPKPAPAPSPAQAQAARPAPAAPKPGAPKPPAAPQPAAPAAQQPSAPAPAPGPRPVPGPKPAPRPAPAAPEFTAPPSAPAPSNAPKPGGPRPGAPKPGSRPAASGQERQQGGQRPAAAQGGRPGGQAPRPGARPAGPRPGNNPFTSGGNAGMARPQAPRPQGAPRPGGPGAPGAGPRPQAPGAQGGGPRPQAPGGPRPTPGSMPRPQGGPRPGGGPGGPRPNPGMMPQRPAAGPRPGGGPGGRGPGGGGRPGGGGGRPGGGGFAGRPGGGGGFAGRPAGPGGGGGGFAGRPGGPGAGGGGRPGFGGRPGGPGGRGGTQGAFGRPGGPARRGRKSKRQRRQEYEAMQAPSVGGVMLPRGNGETIRLSRGASLTDFAEKINANPASLVAVMMNLGEMVTATQSVSDETLELLAGEMNYTVQIVSPEEEDRELLESFDIEFGEDEGSEEDLVVRPPVVTVMGHVDHGKTRLLDAIRKTNVIAGEAGGITQHIGAYQVATQVNDEERKITFIDTPGHEAFTAMRARGAKSTDIAILVVAANDGVMPQTVEALNHAKAADVPIVVAVNKIDVEGADPTKVRGQLTEYGLVAEEYGGDTMFVDISAKQGLNIDSLLEAVILTADASLDLRANPNQDAQGISIESRLDRGRGAVATVLVQRGTLRVGDTMVVGDAYGRVRAMLDDNGNNVAEAGPSMPVQVLGLTNVPGAGDNFIVVDEDRTARQIAEKRAARERNAAFAKRTRRVSLEDLDKVLKAGEVQQLNLIIKGDASGSVEALESSLLQLDVGEEVDIRVLHRGVGAVTESDIDLAMGSDAIVIGFNVRAAGRAAQMAEREGVDVRYYSVIYQAIEEIEAALKGMLKPEFEEVELGTAEIREVFKSSKLGNIAGVLIRSGEVRRNTKARLIRDGKVVAENLTIEGLRRFKDDVTEIREGFEGGINLGNFNDIKVDDVIATYEMREKPRA, encoded by the coding sequence GTGGCTAAGGTCCGGGTATACGAACTCGCCAAGGAGTTCGGTGTGGAGAGCAAGGTCGTCATGGCCAAGCTCCAGGAACTCGGTGAATTCGTCCGTTCGGCGTCTTCGACGATCGAAGCGCCGGTTGTACGCAAACTGACTGACGCCTTCCAGGGCGGTGGCAACGGCAAGTCCGCCGGCAAGCCCGCCCCGCGCAAGGCTGCCCCCAAGCCCGCCCCCGCGCCGTCCCCGGCGCAGGCCCAGGCGGCACGTCCGGCTCCGGCCGCCCCGAAGCCGGGCGCCCCCAAGCCCCCGGCGGCGCCGCAGCCCGCGGCCCCGGCGGCCCAGCAGCCCTCGGCCCCCGCGCCGGCCCCCGGCCCGCGCCCGGTGCCGGGTCCCAAGCCTGCGCCGCGTCCGGCGCCGGCCGCCCCGGAGTTCACCGCTCCGCCGTCGGCTCCGGCCCCGTCCAACGCGCCCAAGCCCGGCGGTCCGCGTCCGGGTGCCCCCAAGCCCGGCTCCCGTCCCGCCGCCTCCGGCCAGGAACGGCAGCAGGGCGGTCAGCGTCCCGCCGCCGCCCAGGGCGGCCGTCCCGGCGGCCAGGCGCCGCGTCCGGGCGCCCGTCCGGCCGGTCCGCGTCCGGGCAACAACCCCTTCACCTCCGGCGGCAACGCCGGCATGGCGCGCCCGCAGGCGCCCCGTCCGCAGGGCGCGCCGCGCCCCGGCGGCCCGGGTGCTCCCGGCGCCGGTCCCCGTCCGCAGGCGCCCGGCGCCCAGGGCGGCGGTCCGCGTCCGCAGGCTCCGGGCGGTCCCCGTCCGACTCCTGGCTCGATGCCGCGTCCGCAGGGCGGTCCCCGTCCCGGCGGCGGCCCCGGCGGCCCGCGTCCGAACCCCGGCATGATGCCGCAGCGTCCCGCTGCGGGCCCGCGTCCCGGCGGTGGCCCCGGTGGCCGCGGTCCGGGTGGCGGCGGCCGTCCCGGTGGCGGCGGCGGTCGTCCGGGTGGCGGCGGCTTCGCCGGTCGTCCGGGTGGCGGCGGCGGCTTCGCCGGCCGTCCCGCGGGTCCCGGTGGCGGTGGCGGCGGCTTCGCCGGCCGTCCGGGTGGTCCCGGTGCCGGCGGCGGTGGCCGTCCCGGCTTCGGCGGGCGTCCCGGCGGTCCCGGTGGCCGTGGTGGCACGCAGGGCGCCTTCGGCCGTCCCGGCGGCCCCGCGCGCCGCGGCCGCAAGTCGAAGCGGCAGCGTCGCCAGGAGTACGAGGCCATGCAGGCCCCGAGCGTCGGCGGCGTGATGCTGCCGCGCGGCAACGGCGAGACCATCCGTCTCTCCCGCGGCGCGTCGCTCACCGACTTCGCGGAGAAGATCAACGCCAACCCGGCGTCCCTCGTCGCGGTCATGATGAACCTCGGCGAGATGGTCACCGCGACCCAGTCCGTCTCCGACGAGACGCTGGAGCTCCTGGCCGGCGAGATGAACTACACGGTTCAGATCGTCAGCCCGGAGGAGGAGGACCGCGAGCTGCTCGAGTCCTTCGACATCGAGTTCGGTGAGGACGAGGGCTCCGAGGAGGACCTGGTCGTCCGTCCGCCGGTCGTGACCGTCATGGGTCACGTCGACCACGGCAAGACCCGACTGCTCGACGCCATCCGCAAGACGAACGTCATCGCGGGCGAGGCCGGCGGCATCACCCAGCACATCGGTGCCTACCAGGTCGCGACCCAGGTCAACGACGAAGAGCGCAAGATCACCTTCATCGACACCCCGGGTCACGAGGCGTTCACCGCCATGCGTGCCCGTGGTGCGAAGTCGACCGACATCGCGATCCTGGTCGTCGCGGCCAACGACGGCGTCATGCCGCAGACGGTCGAGGCGCTCAACCACGCCAAGGCTGCCGACGTCCCGATCGTCGTCGCGGTCAACAAGATCGACGTCGAGGGCGCCGACCCGACCAAGGTGCGCGGTCAGCTCACCGAGTACGGGCTGGTGGCCGAGGAGTACGGCGGCGACACGATGTTCGTCGACATCTCCGCCAAGCAGGGTCTGAACATCGACTCGCTGCTGGAGGCCGTGATCCTCACGGCCGACGCCTCGCTCGACCTGCGGGCCAACCCGAACCAGGACGCGCAGGGCATCTCGATCGAGTCCCGTCTCGACCGCGGCCGCGGTGCCGTGGCGACGGTCCTCGTCCAGCGAGGCACCCTGCGGGTCGGCGACACGATGGTCGTGGGCGACGCCTACGGCCGCGTGCGGGCCATGCTCGACGACAACGGCAACAACGTGGCCGAGGCCGGCCCGTCGATGCCGGTCCAGGTCCTGGGTCTGACCAACGTCCCGGGCGCCGGCGACAACTTCATCGTGGTCGACGAGGACCGTACGGCCCGCCAGATCGCGGAGAAGCGCGCCGCCCGCGAGCGCAACGCGGCCTTCGCCAAGCGCACGCGCCGTGTCTCGCTGGAGGACCTGGACAAGGTCCTGAAGGCCGGCGAGGTCCAGCAGCTGAACCTGATCATCAAGGGTGACGCCTCCGGTTCGGTCGAGGCCCTCGAGTCCTCGCTGCTCCAGCTGGACGTCGGCGAAGAGGTCGACATCCGCGTCCTGCACCGCGGCGTCGGTGCGGTCACGGAGTCCGACATCGACCTGGCGATGGGCTCCGACGCCATCGTGATCGGCTTCAACGTCCGCGCGGCCGGCCGCGCGGCGCAGATGGCCGAGCGCGAAGGCGTGGACGTCCGGTACTACTCGGTCATCTACCAGGCGATCGAGGAGATCGAGGCGGCCCTGAAGGGCATGCTGAAGCCGGAGTTCGAGGAGGTCGAGCTCGGTACGGCGGAGATCCGCGAGGTCTTCAAGTCGTCCAAGCTGGGCAACATCGCCGGTGTCCTCATCCGGTCGGGCGAGGTCCGCCGCAACACCAAGGCGCGCCTCATCCGTGACGGCAAGGTCGTCGCGGAGAACCTCACCATCGAGGGCCTGCGCCGCTTCAAGGACGACGTCACCGAGATCCGCGAAGGCTTCGAGGGCGGTATCAACCTCGGCAACTTCAACGACATCAAGGTCGACGACGTCATCGCGACGTACGAGATGCGCGAGAAGCCGCGGGCGTAA
- the rimP gene encoding ribosome maturation factor RimP, with the protein MSTTQSERLRELLEPLVSSQGLDLEEIAVDSVGRKRVLRVVVDSDTGADLDQIADVSRALSAKLDETDAMGEGEYTLEVGTPGAERLLTEHRHYVRATGRLARFQLTEGGELVARILGVDDEGVELEVPGVKGRKATARRLAFPEIARARVQVEFNRKDEKSHKKEEEA; encoded by the coding sequence ATGAGCACCACCCAGAGCGAGAGGCTGCGAGAACTGCTGGAACCGCTCGTCAGCTCCCAGGGCCTGGATCTGGAAGAGATCGCGGTGGACTCGGTCGGACGCAAGCGGGTGCTGCGCGTCGTCGTCGACTCCGACACCGGAGCGGACCTGGACCAGATCGCCGATGTGAGCCGCGCGCTCTCGGCGAAGCTCGACGAGACGGACGCGATGGGCGAGGGCGAGTACACCCTCGAGGTCGGCACCCCGGGCGCGGAACGCCTCCTCACGGAACACCGGCACTATGTGCGCGCCACGGGCCGCCTGGCGAGGTTCCAGCTGACCGAGGGCGGCGAACTGGTCGCCAGGATCCTCGGGGTCGACGACGAGGGCGTCGAGCTGGAGGTGCCCGGAGTCAAGGGCCGCAAGGCCACCGCGCGCCGGCTGGCCTTCCCGGAGATCGCCAGGGCACGTGTCCAGGTCGAGTTCAACCGCAAGGACGAGAAGTCCCACAAGAAGGAAGAGGAGGCGTAG
- the truB gene encoding tRNA pseudouridine(55) synthase TruB — MNRKPTPPDGLVIVDKPSGFTSHDVVAKMRGIAKTRRVGHAGTLDPMATGVLVLGVERATKLLGHLALTEKEYLGTIRLGQTTVTDDAEGEITSVTDASGVTRDAIDTGIAKLTGDIMQVPSKVSAIKINGVRSYKRAREGEEFDIPARPVTVKSFAVYDVRDAVAEDGTPVLDLVVSVVCSSGTYIRALARDLGAGLGVGGHLTALRRTRVGPYKLDAARTLDQLQQELTVMPIAEAAAAAFPRWDVDAKRARLLVNGVRLEMPETYAGAGAVAVFDPEGRFLALVEEQRGKAKSLAVFG, encoded by the coding sequence ATGAACCGCAAGCCCACCCCGCCCGACGGCCTGGTCATCGTGGACAAGCCGTCGGGCTTCACTTCGCACGACGTCGTGGCCAAGATGCGCGGCATCGCGAAGACCCGGCGCGTCGGACACGCCGGCACGCTCGACCCCATGGCGACGGGCGTGCTCGTCCTCGGCGTGGAGCGCGCCACCAAGCTCCTCGGGCACCTGGCACTGACCGAGAAGGAGTACCTGGGCACCATCCGCCTGGGTCAGACCACCGTCACGGACGACGCCGAGGGCGAGATCACGTCCGTCACCGACGCCTCCGGGGTCACCCGGGACGCCATCGACACCGGCATCGCCAAGCTGACCGGCGACATCATGCAGGTGCCGTCCAAGGTCAGCGCCATCAAGATCAACGGCGTGCGGTCCTACAAGCGGGCCCGCGAGGGCGAGGAGTTCGACATCCCCGCCCGCCCGGTCACCGTGAAGTCGTTCGCGGTGTACGACGTCCGGGACGCCGTCGCCGAGGACGGCACCCCCGTGCTCGACCTGGTGGTGTCCGTCGTCTGCTCCTCCGGCACCTACATCCGGGCCCTCGCCCGCGATCTGGGCGCCGGCCTCGGCGTCGGCGGCCACCTCACCGCGCTGCGCCGCACCCGCGTCGGGCCGTACAAGCTGGACGCCGCCAGGACGCTCGACCAGCTCCAGCAGGAGCTGACCGTGATGCCGATCGCCGAGGCCGCCGCGGCCGCGTTCCCGCGCTGGGACGTCGACGCCAAGCGGGCCCGGCTGCTCGTCAACGGCGTCCGGCTGGAGATGCCCGAGACGTACGCGGGCGCGGGCGCGGTCGCCGTCTTCGACCCCGAGGGCCGCTTCCTCGCGCTCGTCGAGGAGCAGCGGGGCAAGGCCAAGAGCCTCGCCGTCTTCGGCTGA
- a CDS encoding proline--tRNA ligase has protein sequence MANAPVQRMSQLMAKTLRDDPADAEVLSHKLLVRAGYVRRTAAGVWTWLPLGKKVLANVERVVREEMDAIGAQEVLLPALLPREPYEATGRWNEYGAELFRLQDRKGGDYLLGPTHEEIFTLLVKDQASSYKDLPVILYQIQTKFRDEARPRAGILRGREFLMKDSYSFDLEDEGLAHSYALHRQAYQKIFERLGLDYRICAATAGAMGGSKSEEFLAPAEAGEDTFADCPNCDFAANTEAVTYELKPVDASGVPAAEDIPTPDTPTIETLAASLGVPASATLKNLLVKVDGEIVAVGVPGDREVDLDKVEAHFAPATVEMVTEADFAARPDLVRGYVGPQGLGKVKYIADPRVAPGTAWITGANKPGTHTKNVVAGRDFEVDEYVDVVVVQEGDPCPQCGTGLKLDRAIEIGHIFQLGRKYTDALKLDVLGQNGKPVRVTMGSYGIGVSRAVAALAEQTADDKGLCWPKEIAPADVHVVAAGKALQTELALDISEKLAAAGVRVLVDDRAGVSPGVKFTDSELIGVPQILVAGRRAADGVVELKDRRTGEREELTVEEAIARLTA, from the coding sequence ATGGCCAACGCACCGGTCCAGCGCATGTCCCAGTTGATGGCGAAGACCCTGCGCGACGACCCGGCGGACGCCGAGGTCCTCAGCCACAAGCTGCTCGTCCGCGCCGGCTACGTACGCCGGACCGCGGCGGGCGTGTGGACCTGGCTGCCGCTCGGCAAGAAGGTCCTCGCCAACGTGGAGCGCGTCGTCCGCGAGGAGATGGACGCCATCGGCGCCCAGGAAGTGCTGCTCCCCGCCCTGCTGCCGCGCGAGCCCTACGAGGCGACCGGCCGCTGGAACGAGTACGGCGCCGAGCTGTTCCGCCTCCAGGACCGCAAGGGCGGCGACTACCTGCTCGGCCCCACCCACGAGGAGATCTTCACCCTGCTGGTGAAGGACCAGGCGTCCTCCTACAAGGACCTGCCGGTCATCCTCTACCAGATCCAGACCAAGTTCCGCGACGAGGCCCGCCCCCGGGCCGGCATCCTGCGCGGCCGTGAGTTCCTGATGAAGGACTCGTACTCCTTCGACCTGGAGGACGAGGGCCTCGCCCACTCCTACGCCCTGCACCGCCAGGCCTACCAGAAGATCTTCGAGCGCCTCGGCCTCGACTACCGGATCTGTGCCGCCACCGCCGGCGCCATGGGCGGCTCCAAGTCCGAGGAGTTCCTGGCCCCCGCCGAGGCCGGCGAGGACACCTTCGCGGACTGCCCGAACTGTGACTTCGCCGCCAACACCGAGGCGGTCACCTACGAGCTGAAGCCGGTCGACGCCTCCGGCGTTCCGGCCGCCGAGGACATCCCCACCCCGGACACCCCCACCATCGAGACCCTTGCCGCCTCCCTCGGCGTCCCCGCCTCCGCCACCCTGAAGAACCTCCTGGTGAAGGTCGACGGCGAGATCGTCGCCGTGGGCGTGCCCGGCGACCGCGAGGTCGACCTGGACAAGGTCGAGGCGCACTTCGCCCCGGCCACCGTCGAGATGGTCACCGAGGCGGACTTCGCGGCCCGCCCCGACCTGGTCCGCGGCTACGTCGGCCCGCAGGGCCTGGGCAAGGTGAAGTACATCGCCGACCCGCGCGTGGCCCCCGGCACCGCATGGATCACCGGCGCCAACAAGCCCGGCACGCACACCAAGAACGTCGTCGCGGGCCGCGACTTCGAGGTCGACGAGTACGTCGACGTCGTGGTCGTCCAGGAGGGCGATCCCTGCCCCCAGTGCGGCACCGGCCTGAAGCTGGACCGCGCCATCGAGATCGGCCACATCTTCCAGCTGGGCCGCAAGTACACCGACGCGCTCAAGCTCGACGTGCTCGGCCAGAACGGCAAGCCGGTCCGCGTCACCATGGGCTCCTACGGCATCGGCGTCTCCCGCGCGGTCGCCGCGCTCGCCGAGCAGACCGCCGACGACAAGGGCCTGTGCTGGCCCAAGGAGATCGCCCCCGCCGACGTCCACGTCGTCGCCGCAGGCAAGGCACTGCAGACCGAACTGGCCCTCGACATCTCCGAGAAGCTGGCGGCGGCCGGCGTGCGCGTCCTGGTCGACGACCGCGCGGGCGTCTCCCCGGGCGTGAAGTTCACCGACTCCGAGCTGATCGGTGTCCCCCAGATCCTCGTCGCCGGCCGCCGCGCCGCCGACGGCGTGGTCGAGCTGAAGGACCGCAGGACCGGCGAGCGCGAGGAACTCACGGTCGAGGAGGCCATCGCCCGCCTCACGGCGTGA